One genomic segment of Nitrospirota bacterium includes these proteins:
- the yidD gene encoding membrane protein insertion efficiency factor YidD, which yields MAVGSPAGRTVGPYRGQVVQRFSIGLIGLYRQWVSPWLPPACRFEPTCSHYAQDAIRRHGLVRGLAWALWRLLKCHPFHPGGYDPVK from the coding sequence GTGGCTGTCGGCTCTCCGGCGGGAAGGACTGTTGGCCCCTACCGAGGACAAGTCGTGCAACGATTCTCGATTGGATTGATCGGGCTGTATCGGCAGTGGGTGTCTCCATGGCTGCCGCCGGCCTGCCGGTTCGAGCCGACCTGTTCCCACTACGCCCAGGATGCGATCCGGCGGCATGGCTTGGTGCGCGGCCTTGCGTGGGCCCTCTGGCGGCTCCTGAAGTGCCATCCGTTTCACCCCGGCGGGTATGACCCGGTTAAGTAG